A portion of the Candidatus Polarisedimenticolia bacterium genome contains these proteins:
- a CDS encoding zf-HC2 domain-containing protein → MSHSHLPGDPTCRRVFELLSEYVDGELSQEEKESLAAHLEACPPCEEFLRTFQAARELCRQSLMEKMPEEMKNRLRAFVRDRLRQG, encoded by the coding sequence ATGAGCCATTCCCACCTCCCGGGTGATCCGACCTGCCGGCGCGTCTTCGAGCTGCTCAGCGAATACGTGGACGGCGAGCTTTCCCAGGAGGAAAAGGAATCTCTCGCAGCCCACCTGGAGGCCTGCCCGCCATGCGAGGAGTTCCTCCGGACCTTCCAGGCGGCCCGCGAGCTCTGCCGCCAGAGCCTCATGGAAAAGATGCCGGAGGAGATGAAGAATCGCCTGCGCGCCTTCGTGCGCGACCGCCTTCGCCAGGGCTAG